From the Candidatus Methylomirabilota bacterium genome, the window CCCGCCCGCGAGCGCCGGATGCGTGGTCACGTCGTCCACGCGCTGCCCCTCGAGCCAGAGCTGCCGCTTGGTGCCGCGCAACCCCTGGAGGAACTGCTCGCCCGACCGCGCCGCCACCGACCCGGGCCCTCAGTACCCGACGGTGAAGCGCTCGCGGCGATGCCGCGGCTGCTCCAGCTCGTCGACCAGGGCGATCGCGAAATCCTCCATCGACACCCAGCTCCTGCCGGTCCGATCGGTCAGCAGCTCGTTCCCGCCGAGGCGAAACGTCCCGGTGCGCGTCCCCGGCGCGAACTCCGCGGAAGGGGACAGGATGGTCCAGTCGAGATCCTTCTCCGCGCGCAGCGCGTTCAGGAACGTCACGCCCGCGCGGGCCTCGGCCTTGTAGGCCTCCGGAAATCCGGGAGTGTCCACGAGCGCCTGGCCCGGAGCGACCTCGAGGCTGCCGGCTCCGCCCACCACGAGCAGGCGCTTGACGCCCGCGGTCTTCACGGCGGCGATCAGCGCGGTCGCGTCCGAGGTCTGGAATCGCGAAGCGCTCACGACCGCGTCGTGCCCCGCGAGCAGGGGCGCCAGCGCCGCGGGCTGGGTGGCGTCGCCCTGCCGCAGGGTCAGGCCCTCCTTCGCGTCGGTGGGCTTGGGGTGGCGCTCGATGCCGGTCACGCGATGTCCCCGCGCGAGCAGCTCCGCCCCGAGGCGAGATCCGACGCGACCCCCGATACCGATCACGGCGATGTTCATCGCGTGTCCCTTTCTTGTCGCCGATCGTATTCTGACGGGGCACGGTGAACAAGCACTAGAAGGCCGGCGTCGTCCCGCAGACGGTCGAATGCAGCGCGCGGCGACTGGACAACCCCTGTCGGCGGGTGGATGATGCGGGGGCCCATGCGTTACCGACGCCTGAGTTACCGCTACGCGATGGTGGTGCGTCCGGGCCGGCCCGGTTCGTTCGACGATTTCCGGCAGACGGATCGGGTGCGCCTGCTCGCGGAAGACTGCTGGCACCCCGACGCCGACACGTACGAGACCGCGCGCACGGTGGAGATCATGGTGGATCTCGCGGGGGTTCACGAGGAGGACTTCGAGGTCGTCCTCTTCGAGGACGCGCTCGTCGTCGAAGGACGGCGGCGCCTCGCCGCCCCGCAGGAGGCGACGATCTTCCACGCGGTCAGGATCCGGCAGGGCCCGTTCCGGGTCGAGCTCCCGCTGGTGGCGGCGGTGGACGCCGAGCGGGTCGACGCGCGCTACGATCGGGGCCTCCTGCTCATCACGCTGCCGAAGCGCGAGGCTCGCTGATGGCCGCGGAAGCGGCTGGCGGTACCGACAACGTCGTCGTTCCCGACGCGCTGCCCGTCCTCCCGCTGCGGGACGCGGTGGTGCTCCCCCTGACGATGGTGCCGCTCGCGGTGGGACAGCCGCGCTCGGTCCGGCTCGTCGACGACGTCATGCGCGGCAACCGGCTCGTGGCCCTGGTGGCGCAGCCCGATCCGAAGGTCGAGGCCTCCGCGCTCGGAGACCTGTACCGTGTCGGCACCGTGGGGATGATCCACCAGCTCATGCGGGCCCCGGACGGCAGCATCCGTCTCATGGTCCAGGGCGTCGAGCGGATCCGGCTGCTCGATCTGGTCGGCACCGAGCCCTACCTGGTGGCGCGGGTCGAGGTATCGCGAGAGCCGACCGTCGCGGGCACCGAGACCGACGCGCTCCGGCTCGCGGTGGTGGACGTGTTCCGCCGCGTCGTCGGGGCCTCGCCCGAGCTGCCCGACGAGCTCGCGGCCGCGGCGGAGAGCCTCGCGGAGCCGCTGCGGCTGGCCTACTTCGTCGCCACGGTGGTGCCCCTCGACCTGGCGGCGCGCCAGGCGCTCCTCGAGCTGGATCCGGTGCCGGCCAAGCTTCGCCGCCTCGTGGACCTGCTGCAGAAGGAGCTGGCGGTGCGCGAGCTCGGCCGCAAGATCGCGAGCGACACCGAGGAGCGGCTGACCAAGAAGCAGCGCGACTTCTACCTGCGCGAGCAGCTCCGATCCATCCAGCGGGAGCTCGGCGAAGAGGACGAGGCCGCCAGCGACGTGAGCGCTCTCCGCCGTCGCGTCGAGGAGGCCGCGCTCCCGGAAGAGGCGCGGCGCGAGGCGGAGCGCGAGCTCGCCCGCCTCGCCGGGATCTCGCCGGCCTCCCCCGAGCACGGCATGATCCACACCTACCTCGAGTGGCTGGTGAGCCTGCCGTGGAGCAAGGAGGACGCGGGCGCCATCGACATCCTCCGCGCCCGGCGGGTGCTGGACGAGGATCACTTCGACCTGGAGAAGGTCAAGGATCGCATTCTCGAGTACCTCGCGGTCAAGAAGCTCCGGCAGGAGCGCGCGGGCCGCGGTGTCGCCTCCGGGGAGGCGCCGGAGCCGGCCGAGCCGCCACCGGTGACCGGGGACAGCCCGGCCCGCGAGCCCATCCTGTGCTTCGTCGGACCGCCGGGCGTGGGCAAGACCAGCCTGGGCCAGAGCATCGCCCGCGCCCTCGGCCGGAAGTTCGCGCGCATGTCGCTCGGGGGGGTGCGGGACGAGGCGGAGATCCGGGGCCACCGCCGGACGTACATCGGCGCCCTGCCCGGCCGGGTGATCCAGGGGCTCCGGCGAGCCGAGAGCCGCGATCCCGTCTTCATGCTCGACGAGATCGACAAGATCGGAGCGGACTGGCGCGGGGATCCCTCCTCGGCCCTGCTGGAGGTGCTGGATCCGGCCCAGAACCACACCTTCGTCGACAACTACCTGGGCGTGTCCTTCGATCTCTCGCACGTGCTGTTCATCGCGACGGCCAACACCCTCGACACCATTCCCGGGCCCCTTCGCGACCGGATGGAGATCCTGTCGCTGCCCGGGTATACGGACGACGAGAAGGTGGGCATCGCCAAGCAGTACCTCATCCCCAAGCAGCTCGCGGCCCACGGCCTCGCCGCGGGCGAGCTGGCCTTCGACCCCGACGCTCTTCGCCGCATCGTGCGCGCGTACACCCGCGAGGCGGGCGTGCGGAGCCTCGAGCGGGAGATCGCCACCGCGGCGCGGAAGGTCGCCCGCCGGCTCGCCGAGGGGCAGCGCGATCCCGTCCGCATCACCGCCGACAACCTCGGCGAGTACCTCGGCCGCCCGCGATTCTTCGACGAGGTGGCGGAGCGAACCTCCCGCCCGGGCATCGCGACCGGGCTGGCGTGGACGCCGACCGGCGGCGACGTCCTGTTCGTGGAGGCGACGATGATGCCGAGCAGCGAGGAGCGGCTGGTCCTCACCGGCATGCTCGGCGACGTGATGCGTGAGAGCGCCCAGGCCGCGGTCTCGTACGTCTGGGCGAACGCGGCCGCGCTCGACATCGACCCGAAGATCTTCGAGGGCAAGACGATTCATGTGCATGTCCCGGCCGGGGCCATCCCCAAGGACGGGCCCTCGGCCGGGGTCACCATGGTGACCGCGCTGGCCTCCCTGGCCACGCGGCGGCCGGTGCGCGGCGACCTCGCGATGACCGGGGAGATCACCCTTCGCGGCCGGGTGCTCCCGGTCGGCGGAATCAAGGAGAAGATGCTGGCGGCGCACCGGGCCGGCATCCGGGAAGTCATCCTGCCCCGCCGCAACGAACGAGACGTCGAGGACGTGCCGGAGGAGCTCCGGCGCGAGCTGCGCTTCCTCTTCGTGGAGGACGCCGAGGAGGTCCTGAAGCACGCCCTCACCCCGATCGCGGCGGAGGTGGCCCGGTAACCGGAACTCGCTCGGGGCTCGATAGAAGGAGGCGGCAATGGCAAAGGTCATCGGCATCGACCTCGGTACCACGAACTCGGTCGTGGGCGTCATGGAGGCCGGCAGTCCTCTCGTCATCCCGAACCAGGAAGGGAGCCGGCTGACCCCCTCGGTCGTCGCCTTCACGAAGGACGGCGAGGTGCTGGTCGGCCAGATCGCCAAGCGCCAGGCCATCACGAATCCCGAGAACACCATCTTCTCGATCAAGCGGTTCATGGGCCGCCGGTACGAGGAGGTCCAGCAGGAGACGAAGCTCGTCCCCTATCGGGTGGTGCAGGCCGGGAACGGCGACGTCCGCATCGAGATCCGGGGCAAGCAGTACTCGCCTCCCGAGATCTCGGCGATGATCCTCCGCAAGCTCAAGGAGGCGGCCGAGGCCCACCTGGGCGAGAAGGTGACCCAGGCCGTGATCACGGTGCCGGCCTACTTCAACGACAGCCAGCGCCAGGCGACCAAGGACGCGGGCAGGATCGCCGGCCTCGAGGTGCTCCGCATCATCAACGAGCCCACCGCGGCCGCCCTCGCCTACGGGCTCGAGAAGAAGCAGGACGAGGAGGTCGCGGTGTACGACCTCGGGGGCGGCACCTTCGACATCTCCGTCCTGGAGCTGGGCCAGGGGGTATTCGAGGTCAAGTCCACCAACGGCGACACGCACCTCGGGGGCGACGATTTCGACCAGCGCGTCATCGACTGGATCGGCGAGGAGTTCAAGAAGGAGCACGGCATCGACCTGCGGAAGGACCGCATGGCGCTGCAGCGACTGAAGGAGGCCGCGGAGAAGGCCAAGATCGAGCTGAGCTCGACGATCCAGACCGAGGTCAACCTGCCCTTCATCACCGCGGACGCCACCGGGCCCAAGCACCTGGTGATGACCCTGACGCGCGCGAAGCTCGAGGCCCTGGTGGCCGACCTGGTGGAGCGGACCGCGGAGCCCTGCCGGCAGGCGATGAAGGATGCCGGGATCACCGCGGCCGACATCGACGAGGCCATCCTGGTGGGCGGCCAGACGCGCATGCCGAAGGTGCAGGAGCTGACCAAGCAGCTCTTCGGCAAGGAGCCGCACAAGGGCGTGAATCCCGACGAAGTGGTCGCGGTGGGCGCCACCATCCAGGGCGGGATCCTGGCCGGTGAGGTCAAGGATGTCGTGCTCCTCGACGTCACCCCGCTCTCGCTGGGTGTCGAGACCCTGGGCGGCGTCACGACCACCCTGATCCCGCGGAACACGACCATCCCGACCCGGAAGAGCGAGATCTTCAGCACGGCGGCCGCCGATCAGCCGTCGGTGGACATCCACGTCCTCCAGGGCGAGCGGTCGCTGGCCCGCGACAACCGGACGCTGGGACAGTTCCGTCTCGACGGGATCGCGCCGGCTCCGCGCGGCGTGCCGCAGGTCGAGGTGGCCTTCGACATCGACGCCAACGGGATCCTCAACGTCTCCGCCAAGGACATGGCGACGGGCAAGCAGCAGCAGATCACCATCACCGCCTCGTCGGGCCTGAGCAAGACGGAGGTCGACCGCATGGTGAAGGAAGCCGAGGCGCATGCCTCCGACGATGCTCGGCGGCGGCAGGAGGTCGAGCTGCGGAATCAGGCCGACTCGCTCGTGTACTCCACGGAGCGCACGCTGACGGAGCACGGCGCCAGGCTGTCCGATGCCGACCGGAGTGCGGTCGAGCGCGCGCTCGCCGACGCGCGCGAGGCGTTGAAGGGCGGCGATGTCGAGCGGATCCGGCGGGTCCAGGACGACCTGTCCCGCGCGGCCCGCGCCCTGACCGAGGCCGCGTCCCGCCCGACCACGCCGGGCGGGGGTCAGCCGCCGTCGGGCGGGCCGCAGGCGGGCGACGTCGTCGACGCCGAGTTCAAAGAGGCCGACGACCCGAAACGCTAAGGAGGCCCAGATGGACGCTGGCCTGCGGCTGACGACGACCCAGGAGTCCGCCCGGCCGTGGCGGTGAAATTCCGCGACTACTACGAGGTGCTGGGAGTGCCGCGCGCCGCCGCCGCGGCCGACATCAAGCGGGCCTACCGGCAGCTCGCCCGGAAGCATCACCCGGACCTGCAGCCCGGGGCGGAGCGGGAGAAGGCGGCGGAGCGCTTCAAGGAGATCAACGAAGCCTACGAGGTCCTGAGCGACCCCGACAAGCGGGCCAAGTACGATGCGCTCGGCGCGAACTGGAAGAGCGGGATGGACTTCACCCCGCCGCCGGGCGCGGCCGGGCGGGGCGGGGAGGCGTCGTCGGTCGAAGACTTCGACGAGGTCAGCGACTTCTTCGCCTCGCTCTTCGGGCGAGCGGGGGCGCGGGCCGGCCGCCGCGGCGTGCGGGTCACGATGCCGGGCCACGACGTCGAGGCGGAGCTGCCGGTCACCCTGGACGATCTGCTCCGGGGCGGCAAGCGCCGGATCCAGATCGGGGAGGGCAAGAGCCTCGACGTGGAGATTCCCCCCGGCGTGCGGGACGGGGTCGTGTTGCGTCTGGCGGGCCAGGGAGGTCCCGGCACGAACGGGGGCCCGCCGGGCGATGCCTACCTCCACGTGCGCCTGGTCCCGCACCCGCGGTATCGCGTGACGGGCGACGACCTGGAGATGGACCTGACGATCTGGCCGTGGCAGGCGGTGCTCGGGGCGGAGGTGAGGGTCGACACGCCGGATGGCGCGGTGACGCTCACGGTGCCCGCGGGGACCCAGAACGCCCGGCGACTGCGCCTGCGAGGCCGCGGGCTGCCCAGAGCGGACGGCACGCGCGGCGACCTCTACGCGGCGGTGCGCATCGTGGTCCCCGAGCGGCCGAGCGGAGCGGAGCGGGACGCCTACGAGGCGCTGCGCCGCGCCGCCGCGGCCCCGGCCGATCGGCCGGCCGGAGCATGACGGACATGCGCATCCGGCATCGGCCGTGGCTGTCCCCGCCCGTCGTCCGGGCCCGGCTGCAGGGCGAGCGGTGGCTTTCCCGTGACGAGCTCGCGACGGCCGCCGGCATCACGCGGGAGCGGCTCGAGCGTCTGATCCACCTCGGCCTCGTCGAGCCGGCCGGCGGCGGGCCGGAGGAGTTCACGGCCGAGGCGCTGCTGCGGCTCCAGCGGATGCTGCGCCTCAACGCCGATCTCGGCGTGAATCTCATCGGCGCGGCCATCATCGCGGACCTGCTGGAGCGTCTGGACCGTCTCGAAGCGGAGCTGGCCCGGCGGCGGGGCAGCGGACCATGAAGAAGAAGGAGAGACCGGCATGGATCCCAATCGGCTGACCGAGAAGGCGCAGGATGCGCTGCGCCAGGCGCAGACCATGGCCCAGCGCGAGGGGCAGACCCAGATCGAGCCCGAGCATCTCGCGGTGGCCCTGTTCGAGCAGGACGGCGGCGTCGCCGCGCGCGTCGTGGAGAAGGCCGGCGCCAATCCGGCGACCCTGGCGCAGCGGCTGCGGCAGGCGCTCGGCCGGCTGCCTCGGGTCTCGGGGCCGGGCGCGCAGGGCGGCCAGGTCTACATCTCGTCCCGCCTGAACGAGACCTTGACGGCCGCGGAGGCCGAGGCGCAGCGCATGAAGGACGAGTTCGTGAGCGTCGAGCACTTGCTGCTCGCCCTCGTCGACAAGGATCGCGCCGTCGCGGAGACCTTCCAGGCCGCCGGCCTCACCCGGGACAAGCTGCTGGAGGCGACCGCGGCGGTCCGGGGCGGCCAGCGCGTGACCAGCCAGACGCCGGAAGGCACCTACGAGGCCCTCGAGAAGTACGGGCGGGACCTGACCGAGCTGGCCCGGCAAGGCAAGCTCGACCCGGTCATCGGCCGCGACGAGGAGATCCGTCGCGTCGTCCAGATCCTCTCGCGCCGCACCAAGAACAACCCGGTGCTGATCGGCGCGCCGGGCGTCGGGAAGACCGCGATCGTGGAGGGCCTGGCCCAGCGCATCGTCCGCGGGGACGTGCCCGAGGGGCTCAAGGGCAAGCGCGTGGTGACCCTCGACATGGGCGCGCTGGTGGCGGGCGCCAAGTATCGCGGCGAGTTCGAGGAGCGGCTCAAGGCGGTGCTCAAGGCGGTCCACGACGCGCAGGGCGAGGTCATCCTCTTCATCGACGAGCTGCACACGGTGGTGGGCGCGGGCGCGGCCGAGGGGGCCATGGACGCGAGCAACCTGCTCAAGCCCGCGCTGGCCCGGGGCGAGCTGCACTGCATCGGGGCGACGACCCTCGACGAGTACAAGAAGCACATCGAGAAGGACGCGGCGCTCGAGCGCCGGTTCCAGCCGGTCATGGTGGACCAGCCCTCGGTCGAGGACACCATCTCCATTCTCCGCGGGCTCCGCGAGCGCTACGAGGTCCATCACGGCGTGCGCATCAAGGACTCGGCCCTGGTGGCCGCCGCGGTGCTGTCCGACCGCTACATCGCCGATCGCTTCCTCCCCGACAAGGCCATCGACCTGGTCGACGAGGCGGCGGCCCGGCTCCGGACCGAGATCGATTCGATGCCGGCGGAGCTGGACGAGATCACCCGGCGGGTGCTGCAGCTCGAGATCGAGCGGGAGGCCCTCAAGAAGGAGACCGACGCGGCCTCCCGCGATCGCCTGGGCAAGCTCGACGAGGAGCTGACCCGGCTGCAGGCGGAGGCGGCGACGCTCCGCGAGCAGTGGGAGCGCGAGAAGGCGGCGATCGAGCGCCCGCGGCAGCTCCGGAAGCGTATCGAGGAGGTCAAGGTCGACATCGAGAAGGCCACGCGCGCCTACGACCTGAACCGGGTGGCCGAGCTGCAGTACGGGACGCTGGCCGGGCTCGAGCGCGAGCTGAAGGAGGAGGAGGAGCGGGCGCAGGCCGCGGGCGGCCGCCGGCTCATCAAGGAGGAAGTGGACGAGGAGGACATCGCCGAGGTCGTCTCCCGGTGGACGGGCATTCCGCTCTCGAAGCTCATGGAAGGCGAGATGCAGAAGCTCCTCCGGCTGGAGGAGGAGCTGCACGAGCGCGTCGTGGGCCAGGACGAGGCCGTCCGCGCGGTGGCCGACGCGGTCCTCCGGGCCCGGGCCGGCATCAAGGATCCCAAGCGCCCGATCGGCTCCTTCCTCTTCCTGGGGCCGACCGGAGTGGGCAAGACCGAGCTGGCGCGCGCGCTCGCCGCGACGCTCTTCGACGACGAGGACAACATCGTGCGCCTCGACATGTCGGAGTACATGGAGAAGCACACGGTGGCGCGGCTCATCGGGGCCCCGCCGGGCTACGTCGGCTACGAGGAGGGCGGCCAGCTGACCGAGGCGGTGCGGCGGAAGCCCTACTCGGTGGTGCTGCTCGACGAGATCGAGAAGGCGCACGCCGAGGTGTTCGACGTGCTGCTGCAGCTGCTCGACGACGGGCGGCTGACCGACGGACACGGGCGCACGGTCGACTTCCGCAACGCCGTCGTGATCATGACCTCGAACATCCGCTCCGCGGAGGAGATGGTCGAGCGCTTCCGAC encodes:
- a CDS encoding NAD(P)-dependent oxidoreductase translates to MNIAVIGIGGRVGSRLGAELLARGHRVTGIERHPKPTDAKEGLTLRQGDATQPAALAPLLAGHDAVVSASRFQTSDATALIAAVKTAGVKRLLVVGGAGSLEVAPGQALVDTPGFPEAYKAEARAGVTFLNALRAEKDLDWTILSPSAEFAPGTRTGTFRLGGNELLTDRTGRSWVSMEDFAIALVDELEQPRHRRERFTVGY
- a CDS encoding Hsp20/alpha crystallin family protein; amino-acid sequence: MRYRRLSYRYAMVVRPGRPGSFDDFRQTDRVRLLAEDCWHPDADTYETARTVEIMVDLAGVHEEDFEVVLFEDALVVEGRRRLAAPQEATIFHAVRIRQGPFRVELPLVAAVDAERVDARYDRGLLLITLPKREAR
- the lon gene encoding endopeptidase La, encoding MAAEAAGGTDNVVVPDALPVLPLRDAVVLPLTMVPLAVGQPRSVRLVDDVMRGNRLVALVAQPDPKVEASALGDLYRVGTVGMIHQLMRAPDGSIRLMVQGVERIRLLDLVGTEPYLVARVEVSREPTVAGTETDALRLAVVDVFRRVVGASPELPDELAAAAESLAEPLRLAYFVATVVPLDLAARQALLELDPVPAKLRRLVDLLQKELAVRELGRKIASDTEERLTKKQRDFYLREQLRSIQRELGEEDEAASDVSALRRRVEEAALPEEARREAERELARLAGISPASPEHGMIHTYLEWLVSLPWSKEDAGAIDILRARRVLDEDHFDLEKVKDRILEYLAVKKLRQERAGRGVASGEAPEPAEPPPVTGDSPAREPILCFVGPPGVGKTSLGQSIARALGRKFARMSLGGVRDEAEIRGHRRTYIGALPGRVIQGLRRAESRDPVFMLDEIDKIGADWRGDPSSALLEVLDPAQNHTFVDNYLGVSFDLSHVLFIATANTLDTIPGPLRDRMEILSLPGYTDDEKVGIAKQYLIPKQLAAHGLAAGELAFDPDALRRIVRAYTREAGVRSLEREIATAARKVARRLAEGQRDPVRITADNLGEYLGRPRFFDEVAERTSRPGIATGLAWTPTGGDVLFVEATMMPSSEERLVLTGMLGDVMRESAQAAVSYVWANAAALDIDPKIFEGKTIHVHVPAGAIPKDGPSAGVTMVTALASLATRRPVRGDLAMTGEITLRGRVLPVGGIKEKMLAAHRAGIREVILPRRNERDVEDVPEELRRELRFLFVEDAEEVLKHALTPIAAEVAR
- the dnaK gene encoding molecular chaperone DnaK, with the protein product MAKVIGIDLGTTNSVVGVMEAGSPLVIPNQEGSRLTPSVVAFTKDGEVLVGQIAKRQAITNPENTIFSIKRFMGRRYEEVQQETKLVPYRVVQAGNGDVRIEIRGKQYSPPEISAMILRKLKEAAEAHLGEKVTQAVITVPAYFNDSQRQATKDAGRIAGLEVLRIINEPTAAALAYGLEKKQDEEVAVYDLGGGTFDISVLELGQGVFEVKSTNGDTHLGGDDFDQRVIDWIGEEFKKEHGIDLRKDRMALQRLKEAAEKAKIELSSTIQTEVNLPFITADATGPKHLVMTLTRAKLEALVADLVERTAEPCRQAMKDAGITAADIDEAILVGGQTRMPKVQELTKQLFGKEPHKGVNPDEVVAVGATIQGGILAGEVKDVVLLDVTPLSLGVETLGGVTTTLIPRNTTIPTRKSEIFSTAAADQPSVDIHVLQGERSLARDNRTLGQFRLDGIAPAPRGVPQVEVAFDIDANGILNVSAKDMATGKQQQITITASSGLSKTEVDRMVKEAEAHASDDARRRQEVELRNQADSLVYSTERTLTEHGARLSDADRSAVERALADAREALKGGDVERIRRVQDDLSRAARALTEAASRPTTPGGGQPPSGGPQAGDVVDAEFKEADDPKR
- a CDS encoding DnaJ C-terminal domain-containing protein, whose translation is MAVKFRDYYEVLGVPRAAAAADIKRAYRQLARKHHPDLQPGAEREKAAERFKEINEAYEVLSDPDKRAKYDALGANWKSGMDFTPPPGAAGRGGEASSVEDFDEVSDFFASLFGRAGARAGRRGVRVTMPGHDVEAELPVTLDDLLRGGKRRIQIGEGKSLDVEIPPGVRDGVVLRLAGQGGPGTNGGPPGDAYLHVRLVPHPRYRVTGDDLEMDLTIWPWQAVLGAEVRVDTPDGAVTLTVPAGTQNARRLRLRGRGLPRADGTRGDLYAAVRIVVPERPSGAERDAYEALRRAAAAPADRPAGA
- a CDS encoding chaperone modulator CbpM; amino-acid sequence: MRIRHRPWLSPPVVRARLQGERWLSRDELATAAGITRERLERLIHLGLVEPAGGGPEEFTAEALLRLQRMLRLNADLGVNLIGAAIIADLLERLDRLEAELARRRGSGP
- the clpB gene encoding ATP-dependent chaperone ClpB: MDPNRLTEKAQDALRQAQTMAQREGQTQIEPEHLAVALFEQDGGVAARVVEKAGANPATLAQRLRQALGRLPRVSGPGAQGGQVYISSRLNETLTAAEAEAQRMKDEFVSVEHLLLALVDKDRAVAETFQAAGLTRDKLLEATAAVRGGQRVTSQTPEGTYEALEKYGRDLTELARQGKLDPVIGRDEEIRRVVQILSRRTKNNPVLIGAPGVGKTAIVEGLAQRIVRGDVPEGLKGKRVVTLDMGALVAGAKYRGEFEERLKAVLKAVHDAQGEVILFIDELHTVVGAGAAEGAMDASNLLKPALARGELHCIGATTLDEYKKHIEKDAALERRFQPVMVDQPSVEDTISILRGLRERYEVHHGVRIKDSALVAAAVLSDRYIADRFLPDKAIDLVDEAAARLRTEIDSMPAELDEITRRVLQLEIEREALKKETDAASRDRLGKLDEELTRLQAEAATLREQWEREKAAIERPRQLRKRIEEVKVDIEKATRAYDLNRVAELQYGTLAGLERELKEEEERAQAAGGRRLIKEEVDEEDIAEVVSRWTGIPLSKLMEGEMQKLLRLEEELHERVVGQDEAVRAVADAVLRARAGIKDPKRPIGSFLFLGPTGVGKTELARALAATLFDDEDNIVRLDMSEYMEKHTVARLIGAPPGYVGYEEGGQLTEAVRRKPYSVVLLDEIEKAHAEVFDVLLQLLDDGRLTDGHGRTVDFRNAVVIMTSNIRSAEEMVERFRPEFLNRIDEIVVFEPLTREQLGAIVELQLAQLNARLVGAPPGYVGYEEGGQLTEAVRRRPYTVVLLDEVEKAHPDVFNVLLQVMDDGRLTDGQGRTVDFKNAVLIMTSNIPGGRAGAEAAFKPEFINRLDDIVEFEPLSRGQIGEIVALQTRRVIDRLAER